A section of the Cryobacterium soli genome encodes:
- a CDS encoding TerC family protein, which translates to MNLELPIVFEVASLVILTLILVADLLIVYKRPHVPSVREATLWVVFYVGLALIFALLMLIFGGGEHAGQFLAGWLTEYSLSIDNLFVFVIIMARFSVPRKYQQEVLMVGIIIALVLRGIFILLGAQLIENFSWIFYIFGAFLLYTAIHQAFAKEGGDDDAENGLVRYLRRHIRISPSFDGSKIRTTIDGRKLFTPMLIVLIAIGTTDLIFALDSIPAIFGITQSPFIVFTANVFALMGLRQLYFLLGGLLERLEYLKYGIAFILFFIGVKLVFHALHTNEVPFLNGGEGFEWAPEIDTWTSLAVIIVSMAVATIASLMKTRRDARRAGASVSQELGGPTGQ; encoded by the coding sequence GTGAATCTTGAGCTGCCCATCGTGTTCGAGGTGGCCTCGCTGGTCATCCTGACGCTGATCCTCGTCGCCGACCTACTGATCGTCTACAAGCGCCCACACGTGCCGTCGGTGCGCGAGGCGACCCTCTGGGTGGTGTTCTACGTCGGCCTGGCGCTGATCTTCGCGCTCTTGATGCTCATCTTCGGCGGCGGCGAACATGCCGGGCAGTTCCTGGCCGGCTGGCTCACCGAGTACAGCCTGTCGATCGACAACCTGTTCGTTTTCGTCATCATCATGGCGAGATTCTCCGTGCCGCGGAAGTACCAGCAGGAAGTGTTGATGGTGGGCATCATCATCGCCCTCGTGCTGCGCGGCATCTTCATCCTGCTCGGCGCCCAGCTGATCGAGAACTTCAGCTGGATCTTCTACATCTTCGGCGCCTTCCTGCTGTACACGGCGATCCACCAGGCCTTCGCCAAGGAAGGCGGCGATGACGACGCCGAGAACGGCCTGGTGCGCTACCTGCGTCGCCACATCCGCATCTCGCCCAGCTTCGACGGCTCGAAGATCCGCACCACCATCGACGGCCGCAAGCTCTTCACCCCGATGCTGATCGTCTTGATCGCGATCGGCACCACGGATCTGATCTTCGCCCTCGACTCGATCCCGGCGATCTTCGGCATCACCCAGAGCCCGTTCATCGTCTTCACGGCCAACGTCTTCGCCTTGATGGGCCTGCGTCAGCTGTACTTCCTGCTCGGCGGCCTGCTCGAACGCCTCGAGTACCTCAAGTACGGCATCGCCTTCATCCTGTTCTTCATCGGCGTCAAACTCGTCTTCCACGCCCTGCACACCAATGAGGTGCCGTTCCTCAATGGTGGCGAGGGCTTCGAGTGGGCGCCGGAGATCGACACCTGGACCTCGCTCGCCGTCATCATCGTGTCGATGGCCGTGGCCACGATCGCCAGTCTCATGAAGACCCGGCGGGACGCGCGCCGAGCCGGCGCGAGTGTCAGCCAAGAACTGGGCGGGCCGACCGGCCAGTGA
- a CDS encoding PP2C family protein-serine/threonine phosphatase yields MAVNGESAITLGDSSVQFSFSAGSDVGRVRKVNEDSYLAQSPVFFVADGMGGHAHGDAASQTVIRVFVEHIEQDIPSTPERILDAIHSSNDAVRDLSSADDFGTAVSGTTLAGVAFVDAGDDVGFHWMAFNIGDSRIYTWDGRTLEQLSVDHSAVQEMVDAGLIKATDAEKHPDRNVITRAIGADEFVDADVWLLPATGRHSFLICSDGLTKELSVAEIAALLASHTVPEDLGSLADVLVAAALAKGGRDNVTVVIVESTWGDPGPDSGVTRERSSGLHEHLEDTRPRDANPQ; encoded by the coding sequence ATGGCGGTGAATGGCGAGAGTGCGATCACTCTCGGGGACTCGAGTGTGCAGTTCAGCTTCAGCGCCGGCAGTGATGTCGGCCGCGTGCGCAAAGTGAACGAGGACAGCTACCTGGCCCAGTCGCCGGTCTTCTTCGTCGCAGACGGCATGGGCGGCCACGCCCACGGAGACGCCGCCAGCCAAACCGTCATCCGGGTCTTCGTCGAACACATCGAACAGGACATCCCCTCCACTCCCGAACGTATCCTGGACGCCATCCACTCCTCGAACGACGCCGTTCGTGACCTCAGTTCGGCCGACGACTTCGGCACCGCCGTCAGCGGCACCACCCTGGCCGGCGTGGCCTTCGTGGACGCCGGTGACGATGTCGGTTTCCACTGGATGGCGTTCAACATCGGCGACTCCCGTATCTACACCTGGGACGGTCGCACCCTCGAGCAGCTCAGCGTCGACCACTCGGCCGTGCAGGAGATGGTCGACGCCGGCCTGATCAAGGCGACGGACGCCGAGAAGCATCCGGACCGTAACGTCATCACCCGTGCCATCGGCGCCGACGAATTCGTCGACGCTGACGTCTGGCTGCTGCCGGCGACCGGACGCCACAGCTTCCTGATCTGCTCCGACGGCCTCACCAAGGAATTGAGCGTGGCGGAGATCGCCGCGCTCCTGGCCTCGCACACCGTGCCGGAAGACCTCGGTTCGCTGGCCGACGTGCTCGTCGCGGCTGCTCTGGCCAAGGGCGGCCGGGACAACGTCACCGTGGTGATCGTGGAATCCACCTGGGGCGACCCCGGTCCGGACTCCGGGGTCACCCGGGAGCGTTCGAGCGGTCTGCACGAGCACCTCGAAGACACGCGCCCACGCGACGCGAATCCGCAGTAG
- a CDS encoding FHA domain-containing protein, with translation MGGSVLSYDDDDSGGWLAAATGDRVVLLPADVLAALRIWAGLTAEGSGDAGARTVLDELTSGGLSRTPPFALLAWEQTVPATVRVFVRGDIVVVLQTPGGEVSIGGLGISTWVERSVADVSSASVTATPLTEAGNGTAADDQAPLPLAAGLPLVAGLVRTRRLRLAVDAASPMTASAAASAAAVPPPARIVLPPAVLGSAATVPVGPTDAAAPAPAPVTAPAPLPVPRSDIAEPASEQTITDIVSVDPGAAVSAPADSAPGRAGGAPGADSAADLGGYDHLFGATVMRGVEQAAVRPDSETSDDAGPAAGPGAAPARTQPDADEELAGDHDGHTVMSGDLQKLRGSRRRPEAAPAAAESPRLYLVLPSGVREPLSQPIRIGRAPSVSQMSGGLVPRLVSLGGADQDVSRNHVHFTVEGDTVVVTDLHSRNGTLVALPGKPPQKLRQGEPTAVIVGTVVDLGSGITITVGQE, from the coding sequence ATGGGGGGATCTGTGCTTTCGTACGACGACGATGATTCGGGCGGCTGGCTGGCCGCGGCGACGGGGGATCGCGTGGTGCTGCTGCCGGCCGACGTGCTCGCTGCCCTGCGCATCTGGGCGGGTCTCACCGCGGAGGGATCCGGCGACGCCGGCGCCCGCACGGTCTTGGACGAGCTCACCTCCGGCGGACTCTCCCGCACCCCGCCGTTCGCCCTGCTCGCATGGGAGCAGACTGTACCGGCCACGGTGCGCGTGTTCGTGCGCGGTGACATCGTCGTGGTCCTACAGACCCCGGGCGGGGAGGTCTCCATCGGCGGGCTGGGAATCTCCACCTGGGTGGAACGGTCCGTCGCCGACGTTTCCAGCGCGTCGGTCACGGCGACCCCGCTGACCGAGGCGGGAAACGGCACGGCTGCCGACGACCAGGCCCCTCTGCCGCTCGCCGCTGGGCTTCCGCTGGTGGCGGGCCTGGTGCGCACCCGGCGTCTGCGCCTGGCCGTCGACGCGGCCTCCCCGATGACGGCCTCCGCGGCGGCCTCGGCGGCCGCCGTGCCGCCGCCCGCCCGCATCGTGCTGCCGCCCGCGGTTCTCGGCTCCGCGGCCACGGTTCCGGTGGGCCCGACCGACGCGGCCGCCCCCGCCCCCGCCCCGGTGACGGCTCCGGCACCCCTGCCTGTCCCGCGGAGCGACATCGCCGAGCCCGCCAGCGAACAGACCATCACCGACATCGTGTCCGTGGACCCTGGTGCTGCCGTCTCGGCTCCCGCGGACTCCGCTCCGGGCCGCGCGGGCGGGGCGCCCGGCGCCGATTCTGCCGCCGACCTCGGCGGCTATGACCATTTGTTCGGCGCCACGGTCATGCGCGGTGTCGAACAGGCCGCTGTGCGACCCGATAGCGAGACGAGCGACGACGCCGGTCCCGCAGCCGGGCCGGGCGCCGCCCCGGCGCGCACACAGCCCGACGCTGACGAGGAACTGGCGGGAGACCACGACGGTCACACCGTCATGAGCGGAGACCTGCAGAAGCTACGCGGCTCCCGGCGCCGCCCGGAGGCAGCCCCCGCCGCCGCAGAGTCCCCGAGGCTCTACCTTGTGCTGCCCAGCGGTGTGCGGGAACCACTGAGCCAGCCGATCCGCATCGGCCGGGCACCCAGCGTCAGCCAGATGTCCGGCGGACTCGTGCCCCGCCTCGTCAGCCTGGGCGGCGCCGACCAGGACGTCTCCCGCAACCACGTGCACTTCACCGTCGAAGGCGACACCGTCGTCGTGACCGACCTTCACTCCCGCAACGGCACCCTCGTGGCGCTGCCCGGAAAACCGCCGCAGAAACTCCGGCAGGGTGAACCCACCGCGGTCATCGTGGGAACCGTCGTCGACCTCGGCAGCGGCATCACCATCACGGTCGGGCA